In Choloepus didactylus isolate mChoDid1 chromosome 18, mChoDid1.pri, whole genome shotgun sequence, the genomic stretch AACCTCATAGTCGGGAGATGGAAGACAGAGTCCCCCCTCCGCCCAGTGCCTAACTCTTGGCTGGGGCCCGGCTGGCCCTTCTCCCTGGATCCCGAGGTCAGGAAgcttgtttgctgttctttctgggAAGAGCAAGCCTCCCCCTGCCTTCTCCAAGGACCACAAGCCAGCCCCACCAGAGGATCTGGCCAAGCGATCAGCAGGGACTGAGCAGCTCTGACCCCACCTGGACAGCCACGCAGAAGGACACAGGCCTGGGGCCCGGGACCCTCCAGCTCTGGGAAGCTCCCTGGCCTGGTCCAGcagggctccaagctgggctggCAGGAGCCTGGTTAGGACCTGCCTGGGAACACCCCGAGGGAGGGGCCTCCCTAACTCCAGGCCGGGCTAGTCAGCCTCCTGCCTGGCCATCTGGAGCCAGAtcctctgtgtgtatgtgtgtgcgtgtacaTGTGCGTCTCCCAAGCCATGTGGGTGGCTGGGAGCCGTGAGGTTATGACCTGGACCTCCTAGCAAACCCCTGGTGCCCTGTGGTCAGTTTCCCCTCTGACATCTGGTCAAGTTCACAGCTGGCCCATTTCCTGCATGGCCATTTTCACTTTCCTTCTCCAAGATCTGGGGGCAAAGGGCCCCATTCCTTTTTCCATGTCACTGAAATTAACTCCGTGGCTGGATTTCTGTTAAACTTCCCATTTTTGTGAGGAAAAAATAGGACAGAAATTCATTGAGTGGGAAATTATACCTGGGTCCCTTCCCCAAGCAGACACCCCCAACCACCTCTAACCACGTGTACTTTCAGAAAATctctttgcatgatttttctttctttgctattTAATGTTCATCATTTATGTTTTATGTGTAGGTTTCAGGAGGGCCCAAGAAATGATTACACAGGATGCAACTGGAACGTGTCAGGGAGGGTGACGAGGGGTCTGGAGCTTGCCGCCCCCAGCCGGTAGAGCAAAGGGTTCCATCTCAGCCCAAAGGGAGGCAAGAGGGACCCCGGAACCAAACACATGCTAAAACATACTTGCAAACCCGCCCCCTACAACCCCCTTCCCATCCTCCCCAACCGCTGGAGAGGAAAATAAATACACCCAGACACTGTGTCATCCCCTAGGTCCACAGACGAGGGGCCACACGTGGGTTCCCTCCTCCTGCCACACACTGAGGTCAAAGAAAGCCATCCACATATGACGCTCCTAGTCCCTTACACAGgtcggggagggggagggcagttgTCAGCGTACCCTCCCCCCCGGGCTCATTCATGCTAAGCAGCGGGGGAGGCACACTGCTTCCAACATCAAAGGCAACAGAGCTGGCCAGGAGGGAGTGGGAACGCCACTGAGACCTCATGGCCCCTTTCTGGAACCAAGCTAGGGGAAAAACTAGCCTTTGTGGGGCCCTCCAGACTCTGGAGCGACCCTGGGCAGGATACAGCCCCACTCAGGTCCCTCTGGCTGCATTCCTGCTCTTGTCCGCTTTTCTTCAGCTCAACTGGAATGAGCCTTCGGGCCCCGCCAAACTGCTCGCAGGGCAggggaggatggggtggggggagggcattCCTCCACGTGCAGGCCCTTGGAAGACAGACGCCAGCTCAAGCTTCAGCAGTCCTTGGCCCGCTAAACCCGGGGGCGAGGAGACAGCACACAGAGCTCAACTCCCTCCGATGCTTCCCTGGCAGCTGCCCTGGGCAGGATCCGGCCTCAGCCCCAGAGAAGGAACTCTTGGAGGAGAGCAAGATTTCCCATCCAGCATGTGTGTGTTgcaggagttgggggtgggggtgggctccTTGGTCACTGACCCCCAGGGATGATTTTAGGGAAAGATGCTGCCCGTGTTGGCCCTGGGGACACAGCACACCAGTCCTTTCTCTGGCATGGATGCCCCTCCAACATGCCTGAGGGAAGCAGCGCCCCTTTCCGCAAATCCCACACCTGACTCGGATCACGATGGATTAATGGCCCAGGCCTTGGGCAAAACATCCCGTGTCTGCAGGGGGCTCGACAGGCCAGGAGACGAAGGAGGGCGGAGCAGACTTGGCTTCCAGACACTGAGACACTTTCCGGGGAGtcgcctgccccctcccccaaccctccaACCAACCTGAGGTTTCAGCCCCTCGTTCCGAGAGGAGGGGGCCAGCCCACCCTTGGCCTCCACAGAGCTGGGTGGCTTTGGGCTAGTCACTGCCTTTCTGGGCCTCACATCCTGTATATAAGGCGAAGGAAGAGGCACAGTTTTCAAATTTCCCTTCCAGCTCCAGCCTCCTCTCACGCCAAGGGGGTGGCAGCGAAGGAGCCGTGGGGGCTCCAGCCCTATGATGCTCCCAAGTCCCCCAAGTTCACAGTGGCAAGTCTGCAGCTCTGGTTCCTCAGCCCCTCCCTCCGAGTCTCCGGGGCCTTGTCGCCATCTCCCAACACCATCTCGGGTGTCAGCCCCCCGGTTACAACAGCTGCTAAGGTGGGAGGGGGCTGGCCTGCCCGGGGACATGGGAAGAAGGGAGTAGAAAGCCTGAGGGGGagatggggcaggggcaggggtgggtgggggagacAGCAGGGCACCGGCTCCCAGAAGAGGGCGCGTGACCCGGAGAGAAGGGACCAcatggggagcagggagggctgTGGTCCGGGGGCCCGGGCTCCGGAGCCCTGCCCAGGGGTTGGCTGGAGCGGCGTCAGGCGTCGGAATGTGGGGGCAGGGCGGGGACTCCCTGGTGGGCTCACACGGGGGATGTGGCCGTGGACTCGCTGCACAGGCTCTCCACGATGTCGGCGCGCTGGATGCGGCGCAGGGCGGCCAGGAGGGCGTCGAGCGTCGCGCTGTCCTGGGCGGCCCAGCTGGTGAGCAGGGCGCGGACCGGGCAGGCCTCGCGGGTGAAGGAGTCTATGTGCTCGGGCTGGTAGCCCAGCTCGCCCGCCAGGTGCCGCCAGGTGTCCCCCGCGGAGCCGTTGAGCAGCTTCTCCACCTCCTCCCGCTTGGCCGGGGGCAGGCTGCTGTAGAGGCCTCCGTCACCCTTGAGGGCTGCCGAAAACACAGAGGGGGCTCAGGCTCTCCCCGCTGCACCCACCCCCACTGCATCTCCCCCCCACTCCCAGCACACAGAGGGGGTGGCACCTGGGGTAAGGCCCAAAAGGGGTCGAGGCCCTTCTCCCAATCTGGGGGTGCCCGGAGGGCCTAGAGACAGAGGGATGACCAAGATGACATCCTGGATGGGCGACAGGGCTGTGGAGGGGCCTGGAGGGTGCGGACTCGTTGTCCCCTCCTTGTTCACAGCTCCAGCACTTGCTCCACTACCCCCTGTCCCCCAGCAATTAATCCTCAGAGGAGACAGAACTTGTCAATCCCAGACTCAAATGCAGCAAGTGTCCTGGAGCCGGGCTGTGGGCCAGTAATTAGGGTACATAATTAACTACTTGTTCCCCCAGAAGTCCAGGGCAGGAGGCTAATTGCAGCCACTTTGGGGGAGTAATTAGCCCCAGGGGGGACAATTAGCTTGATGAGTCTGGTTGTTACGACTTGTAAAAGCCTCCACATCCCAAGTTATCCTATTGGGAAGGACCCTCCCATCCTTCCCCACAGAGCCCACCGTTAGCCAGCCCCTCCGGCAGTCCTTCCTACAGTCTAACCATTGTCCCTCCAGTTCTCCCTGCCTCAGCTCCCCACCTGCCCTCGCTCCTCACCCTGGCCTGCGGCCGTCTGCGTGTGGGGCTGCTGGTCATGCAGGCTCTGGCTGTCCACAGAGATGCCGCTGTCGCTGTGGAGCTTTTCTCCCTCGGGTGGGGGTGTCTGGTTCACGGGCCGGCTGTTGGCTCCCTGCTTGTTCTGCTTGCAGCTGTTCCACCTGGAGCCGGAGGACAGGCCCAGACTCAGGGCTCACGGGCTGCGCTCGCCGATGGGGTCAGGGGCATGGTAGGGGCTCAATACAACCCCAACCACCGTATCTAAGGTTCTGGTTTCTTTCCATATCTGTCCCCGGCCTACACTgaaagctccctgagggcagagggGGCTCTCGGGGCTGGATACATACCGAAGGCAGTCAATAAATGTTCATGGAATGAATGGTgtgcaaataaatgaattcctaGGAATTCCGCTTCTAGCAATCTACCCTTCTAAAATATTTCCACATGTGTGCAGAGAGATATATATAGATTTCCTCTGCTATTAGAAGCAATAGCAAAAAACTGAACACGaatcaaatgtccatcaatagggtactggttaaataaattatggttcatccatattattgaATGAGTGGCTACAGACAAGCAGATAATTTTTACATCCTGAGAAAAGTTCTCCCAGGGGAGATTATGTGAAAAAGTGAGTGTAGCATATGTATAGTATGATCTCacagatgttttaaaaaataaaaacctgtgtgtttatgtataactataaaaaattttatatacatgtGTTTGGAAATGCACAGAAAATAGCTGGGAAAGATCCATTCCGAAGAGACTCCAGTGAGGAAAGGAGTAGGATTTGGCGAGGTGAAAAGGGACTTTTTTACTTCTTGCTTTAGCGACGTTGCCTTGTTTGCATTTTCCCCAACAAGCATGTATTacttcaatgatttttttaaaagaatgaaaaatgcatttaaaaatgtaaaaccccTTCTGGAAATTCTTGCATGTCCTGCATACCCGGGTGTGTGTGCCACGGGATCCCACGTGCAACACAGGTAGCCGTGTGGGTGAGTGGCTGGTAGAGAAAGCTCTCTGTGGGTGCAGCTGGGCATGGGCCCCGGGAGGGGAGCAGTATTGGGGATGGAGAGGTGCTGGGGCCAGGACAGGACAGGGGGTTCCCCTTCCTCACCCCCTGCTGACCTGCCACACCTTAGGCTGATGGTGAGTGAGGTGAGCTGGGTTTGGGGTTGAGTTAAAAGGGCGTGTGTGTTCAGGTCAAGATCAAAGCAAAGCCCTCCTTGAGAGGGAAGGTCCCCCTCTCcgtcccccaccccctcacctctTGAAGGCGATGTAGGCCACAAGGCCCACCACCACAGCGGCCAGGATGGAGCAGTAGACAGGGATGAGGTTGTCCGTGGTTCCTCGGGTCACCACGGGCTGGGAGCTGCCCATCACTGTGGTCACCACATCTGCCACCGTGCTGGCTCCGAGTTCTAGCTCTGGAGGTCCGTCGGGCTCCTGGGTGCTGGGGGCTGGGCTGTCTGAGCCCTCCGGGGGCGTGGCCCGTGTCATCCAACGGCCCGGGATCTCTGGGAGAAAGGATTGCAGGAGTGAGGCCCCTGTCCACCCCACAGATCCCCCTCTCATGTTCTGACCACTCCTCCTTCCTGAGTCCCCATCCCTGGCTCTGGGTGCTTGTGTGCATGATGCTATGATGGTGGAGGGAGTTCAGTGGACCAGGGTCCCTGTGAGCCCTGTCTCTGCCTTGGCTGTGTGACTCCGGACCAgtcccttctcctctctgggcctcaatttccccatctataGAATGGGAATATTCTCCAAGCTTCCTTCCATCTTGGGCATGGTTGTAGTCCTAGAATTCTACTCGGCCTCCCCTGGGTAACCAGAAGCCTGGCATGGAGGTGAGCAAATGTAGAAGGGGGGTATGCCACAGGGAAGCATCAAGATGGAATCACTCTGCGGAAGTGTCACAACCTCTCTAGCTGCAGGTTGCCCCAGAGGACCCCAGACTGCCTTGTCCTGAGGAAGGATGGGAGGCTCTCAGGTCTGGCCAGAGAGGTACCTGCCCCCACACCACCACCCGGGAGCTGGCACGCAGCCCTCCCTTTCTGTCTCTGATGCTCCAGGCTCTAggtttgggtggggtggggtggggtgggtgcccaGCTGGCTTACTTCCCTCCAGCCAGTTCTTTCCCAATGCCCAGCCTCCCTTTCTGTTTCCTGTCTGATTGGAAGCCCCCTTGGGCAGGGAGCAGACCTCAGGTGGAGGAAGCACCCAGAAAGCAGGCACTGTCTCGGGGGAGGAGCCTGTGCCTCGCCACCCACCTCGGCCCCCTCTCATGCCAGCTGGGCGTGGCCAGCCTCCCTGGCTGGGGACCCACCATCTCCTGGCACCAGTGGGAGGGATTTTCCATTTTGCCATCCAGCAGGGGCAGTGCTGGGGGTTGTGGGCTCTGGAAGGCCTGGGGGTACGTGTCTGGGCAAAGTTGCCCACCCCATCCATCCTCGCTTCCCATGCttggggcagggagggaaagCAGATAGGACATGCCAACGGGGTAAAGAGGAGGGCACCTTGCTTCCCAGCCCACTGTCTGCCCACCCAAGTTGGAGTTGAAGCTCCTCACCGGTCTGGGCCTCCTCAGTTCAAGGGGCATATGCTTCAAAGGCCCCTGTTTTCAGTGCCTTCTGAGGCCCCTAGATGTGAATCTGGAATCCATCTGGCTGATAGTGGGGAGGGGCTGCCGTctgccaccccatcccaccctcctgCATCTCAGTCCAGGGAGGAGGTGGACAACATAGGGTGGGAAGTGCAGGGGACAGCCCTGCATTGGCATTGGCCATGGGGGTCTTCTCTTGCCCTGCTAGGGGACTGGGCAAGTGGAGGGGGCGGCCTGAGCCCAGAGACTGAAGgtacagctcagctgagccgtaCCCCAGCCCAGAGGCTGAAGGGTGTGGGAGGGGAAGGGATGTGGGACTCGGGCCATCATGAGAGTTGGTGAGCAGGGGGGAAGGGCAGAAGGAGGACCCTAAGAGGTTAGAGGAGCTGAGGACAGCCCTGTCCAGGGTGCTTTTTCCTCTCTCCAATCCCCTCTGTTGGGGGCAGGAGGATGAGATCCAGATGTGGCGCTGTCCATCAGCATTTCAACCCACTAGGCCCTTGGCTGGTCCTGACAGGCGTTTCCGGAGTGGGAGCTGTCAGACTTGGGAATGGAAGGAGGGACCGGGTTACCCTCCCTAAACCCACATCTCACTGGGGCAAGGGGTAGTAGCCCTTGTCCTCAAGGGCAGGTGAGTCACCACGTTGACGCTGGAAATGTATAAGCAGGAAAGTAtggtatggggggggggggtgtgggcAAGGGAACCAAGAATCAAATCCCATTTCCTGAAATGGTCCCTCTGCCCCCAAGCTGACATTTAACCCTTTAGAGGCCAGagctgaaaggagagagaggccaggaTAAACACACCCCTCAGAGGGTACCTTCTCCCTTGGGGTGGCTGGGAACATAGGGTGGCATCTGGGAGGAGTCTGTGAACGCCCCAAAAAGCAGATCCCGTCCCTTCTCCAGCCACCACCCTTCTTTGCCCTAACCGCGCCCCTGACTAAGTCTCCCCTCCTGCTGGTCCGGACTTGCCCGCGGATCGTGGATCGGGAACTGGGCGGCTACGTGCCGCCCAGCTGCTGAAACGCCCTCCCTCTTCTGCCTGGCGCCTGGCACCACTTGCCTATCTCCTAGCCCAGGGCAATCGCCACTGGAACCAGCATGTTCTGTctgtcctccccctccccccatgcagGAAGCTTCACACATATACCTGGCCTCAGCTCAGCCTAAAAGCCCTCTCCACCAGCAGCGCCCAGAGCTGGAGATCTTGGGATGTGGGAAGGAAGGCATGGGCATGTTGGAGCCTTGCCAGACTGGAAGCTCCCCAAGGGCTGGGATGTATTtctctcatccagctggcgctgACTGAAGGCAGAGGTGGTGCTGCTTCCATCAGAATAGGGGTTCCCCAAAGTTAGGGCTGTGTTCTCCTGCAGCTGGGGACCAAGTGCTGAGACCGTGTCTCCCTCATCAGACTGGGGCTCCCCAAGGACAGAGGATGTCTCTCTCCCATCAAACTGGGGGCTCCCTGCAGGATGGGCTGTGCTGACTGCTCAGACAGAGGGCTCCCTAAGGGTTAGGATCCCAAAGGGAAATAGCTAAATGGGCACACGGCTCCAGGGTGATGGACCGAAAAGGAAGGCATGGCAAACCTCTCCCTGCAGTGGGAAAGTCCAGCCACCTCCCTGAAAATGGACATTACCAACCAGAGACCAAAACAGCTCTGCCCTGGCACAGGGCTCCTCCCACCATCTCCTAGGGGTCCTGTGCCTGGCTAAGGTGGGCATAACCTGCCTCCCTCCACGCAGGACCTGAGAGCCCTCTGTACACATCCTGCCTCACTCTCAGGCTTCCCAGCCCTGGGCCTGCTgctcctctcccttcttcctctgcCCCGAAGCCTCTCCTCCCACCTACCTCCTAGGGGTCCCTGTGTCCAACCTCATCCTTCACTAGGTTGTCACAATGACTATCAACCCCTCCCCAGATACCACACTTTGAAGTGGGCCAGCCACCTCCCCTAACCTACAACAACCCCTGGCCCCAGGACCAGTGAGGAAACAGGTCTGAGACAGGAGTGACCTCCCCAGCTTCACTCAGATGGATTCCAGCCCAGGGCCCCGAGGGCAGGCGAGCTGCAGAGCCACAAACCACCATGGACCTAGACCAGGCCTCACAAAAGGGTCCCTACTCCTGAGGGGCCTGAGGCTCTTTTTCCAGTTCAGAAAGCTGCCTCCTCTTTGCTCTAGCCAGAAATACCCCAGGCCAGGGTGGCCACCTTCCaccttcttctcttctctcctgcctCTCGGATTGCTAGCTGGCAGCCACAGATGATTAAAGCCCTGGGAAATGAGTTACAGTGCAGCAACTGCAGCCTGGGAGGATGGTAAGGGCTTTCCAAACAGCCCAAAGAGGGAAATACTGAACCGAGTCCTTTGGTGAGAAAAGGAGGGGGGAACCACCTTCCCGCTCAGGTTACCCAGGAACAGACCTGGGTTCAGGGAGGGGGCCCActggctcaaggtcacagagcttcCCTGGCAGGCCGGGAGGGGCCCTTCGCCACCCCCAGGGTGCCCTTCCTCACGCCTCCTGCCCCCGAGCTGCGCGCTCACCCTCGCACTCGGCGTCGGCCCAGCGCGTACACTCGCGCAGCTGCCGCTCGGTGTCCTCACACACGGTACAGGGCAGGCACGGGTCCACGTGGTTGGCCTCGTCGGAGTATGTGCCATCGGGGCACTCCTCGCACACGGTGTTCTGCTTGTCCTGGCACGAGAACACCAGGCCCGAGCCTGCCTCGCACACGCGACACGTCTCGCAGCGACCAGTTGTCTCGTCCTGGTAGTAGCCGTAGGCGCAGCGGCACACGGCGTCGTCCGCCTCCACGCAGGGCGCTGACATGCTCTGCAGCCCCACGCATTCGGTGCACGGCTTGCACGGCTCGGTGGCGCTCACCACGTCTGAGAACGTCACGCCTGAGAGGAGAGGGGTGGCAGGGGAGCCGCAGGCACAGAATTCAGCCACCTGCCCGTTGGGCGCTGCTGCTACCGTGGAGCACAAGCCCCTGCTGGGGCTGgagctcctccccctcccctgctaGGGTGCTGACCTCTTCATTCAGTCTCTCCGCTCATTGACACCCCCGCTCCTCCCAAGGGTCGCTGATTGCCTGCTGTGAAAGGTCAGGAACCCCACCCCCGTGGCCTTGGAAGCACCAGCCCTGAGGCTCCATGGAGTAGCCCAGCTGGGGCCAGTAAATTCCCTGGCAAATCCCCTTAGAGAGTTTCCAGCACTGCACCCTTGTTCCCAGCACGATTAAGGAATAATCTAAGCGTGGTTCCCACCCAGCCCTCCCCGCGGGCCAGAGCTGGGCTGTGAACCCAGCCACTAGGGAGCCTCCCCGCCTCTGCTGCCCTctgtaccccccacccccacccccacacacaggTGAGGGCTCGCTCAGGTGTGGCAGGAATGGAGTAACAAGGGTTAGACAGCAGAAATTCCCACCCATGGCTCTACCCCAAGCTGCTGAAGGGCCTGACTCGAGGGTGGAGATGGGGCTCCAGGCAAGAAAGTTCAGGTACAGCAGGAGGGATTGAAGCTAGAAAGCAAGAAGGACTTGCATATATAGTCCTCTGCCCTTTCAGCTGGCATAAAGGGAGATTTCCAAGCTCACTCTTGACTCATGTTCTCTTAATTAATGGATGTGAGCTCCAGAACAAGGAGCGGAGGTGGGCTGCGTgtgcagggaggggagggcacaGGGCCAGGTCGTCTTCGCCCTTCCAGGGAGTGTGGCGAACTCTGGATGTGCCCACCTCAGTCTGAGAGGATGGACCATTGCTCCAAAGCAGGAAGAGCCTGGATTTAGGAACTTGAGAGCCAGGGAAGGAAGGAGCACTCCGAATGTGGAAAGAGAAGAGACTAGGGTCCCATCGGAGGGAAATGGAGGCCTGCCATGGAGTCCAATGTCTACATTCGCTAAAGGCATCAGAGATAGGATGGAGAACAGGGTCATTAtcttggggaggggaggaaggcaaacaagataaaaagaagtgaaaggggcagaaagttgggaaaagggaaaaaagggcaGAGGGAAAAGGGCCTGGAGGGATGCTTCTGGTTCCAAAGTCAGTTCCGGCACAGGGGCCCCTGTGTTTCTCTATTCTTAGGGAGAAGGGTCTGGCTTCAAAACCTGGTTTCattatttattagctgtgtgaccctggatgttttacttaacctctctgagctttgttttctttccctgtaAAATAAGGGATAATATATCTCCACTCACAGGGCTGtggtgaggaataaatgaaatttggTGTATAAAGCACTCGACACACAGCAGGGATTCTACAAAGGTTGGACCCCATGGGCTGAGCAGTGACACATACAGGGGAACTTCAGTGGCGGAGAAAGTCAGACAGCAGAAAGGACTTGCAGACAGAAACAGCTGAGAAAGGATGTGCAATCTAGACACAAGAGTGTCCTATCAGTCTGAATGGTGTAGGCACGGGGACAGATAGAGTCACACATGGAGGGGAAGGTGGGAGCCCTGCCCAtgggaaaacacagaaaattagcAGAAAACTCCTGAGAGACAGTTTTAGGGGGTGTGAAAAATGTGGTCTTTTTGGCAGAGAATGAAGGCAGGCACTTAATGGGTTTCCTTGTGGAAACATTTTGAGGATGGAGAGAAAGTCCACCAGGGTCTCCATCCCATAAAGCAGGCTCGTAAAGGCGCCTGTTAACACagctggaggagggaggggaaggggggttCTGCATCTGTCTCTGAGCAGGCCTGTGCGCCCAGCTCCCTCCCCTTCTGCAGGGCTCCTCCACCCTACCTCAGGACCCTTCCACAGAAGGGTGTGGGGTCCCACCCCAGGAGGTTTAGGTCCTGGTGAGGAGAGGCCCCAGGCTGGGGTCTATGAGAGGAGAGAGGCCAACTGCAACGGGTCCAGGGTGGTCTCTGGTTGGCTAACCCTGCCCTGGGATGGACGCCCAGAGCATATGGCCAGATGAAGGGTGGCCAAGGCCCTGCAGGGTGTCCAGCCTCCCCACCCAATCCCAGGAGTGCCTCagctgggggaggagaggggtggAGTTACAGGACCCACAGGTGGGAAAATGGGCTTTGGGGCAAACATAGGAGCTGGGGCTGCCTGAAGGATGGAGAGGCTGTATGTGGTGGTGGGAGATTGAGAGGGAAGACTAGGCAGGCAGGGGAAAGGGGAAAGTTGCCAGCCCTGGATCCCACCCAGCCCTCCAGGTGGGCACTGAACACCAGGTAAAAGGCAGGTGATAAGCGAAAGTTTTCTAACGACTGGGGGCATCTAGCAGAGATGGAGACTCCTGACCCAAAAACACAGAGAATTCAGATCCAGAGAAGGCTGGGATCAGGCAGCCCACACCCACTGTGCCATGAGCCCTGGAAGACGGTTTTCTCTCCCTATGGATAGGAATGGCCACAGCTCCTCCTGCCCCACATCATGACATCACCCCATAGTAAGGATCTCTTTACTGTGCTCTAACCCGTCCCTGCTGCTGCAGCAAAAGCTTTGCTTCCTGGGTCAAAGCTGAAGAACAGTTAGCCTGGGGGGCAGGGTAGCCACACCCTTCCTGGGATCCCCCAAGGTCAGTCTCCAGGGCAGCCAGGATTTGAtcgtcctcctcctccccccaaacACGCCGAGGGAAGTGGCAGCCATTGATTTTGCAGGGCAGATATTTTTAGCTGGTCTTAGCATCAGCTTCTCCCCCTTGCTTGACCACGCTCCTTTACAAGACCTCTCTGCTtgggggctgggaaggggcaCAACTTGGGGCTCCCCCCATCAGGTCCCTCTCCTCCCTCTGCATAGGTCCTTCATCCATTCTCAGCTTCTCTTTTCAGCCTCCTATACTGGGCCCCTGCAGTGATGTGCAGGGAACTTCCAGGAGGCAGAGTACATGTAAGGCGTCCATGGCCGTGCTCCcctccatcctccccacccctacccccccaaTCCATGCCCCATACTCACTGTCCAAGCAGGGCTCACACACTGTCTGGTTGGCTCCACAAGGCTGGGCCATGCCCTCGCCCAGGTTGCAGGCTTTGCAGCACTCCCCACTGTGGGTGTACAGGCCCGTGGGGCATGCCTCCTTGGCACTGCTGAGGGACACCTGGGGGTGCAGAGTAGAGGGTCAGACTAGGGAGAGAAAAGAGGGGAGGGGCGTCTTCTGATGCCTTCTATTGGAACCACCTGGATTGGGATGAACTCACCAGGGAGGCATTAGACACATCAAAGCCGGTGGGGAAGAAAGGCAGTGGGGGACAGTGCACCCCTACAGGCTCCTGGGGGCGTGAGGTCAGAGACTCAGATGCTGACCTTTTGCAAGTTCATCTTGGGGTTACAGCAACTCCTGGATTCCCAAGGATACACCACATGGGGGAGGGGCCTGAGGCCCAACAGAGGGGCTTCAGGCAGGGATCTTATGAATGGCTGGATAGGTTGCAGCTTACACAGGGCTCCCAGCCAAGGGGACGACTGGGGGCTGAAATCCAGCCCATACTCCACTCGCTAAGCTGTGCACCTGCAGGGCTGCATCTGCCCAGAGGGCTGCTTTTATCTAACTCACACAAAAGCTAGCAGGGCCCTACTCCTGGTCCCTAACTCCACCAGGTTAAATATCAAATGGAAAGTGTTTGAAGCCAAGAGCACAAGGCAGAGAGTAGGGGCTTGGGCCCAAATCCTGACTTTGCACTCAGGGTGCTGTCCGCCCTGCCCTGCCTCTCGGAGTCTATGTTCTCTCCACCCA encodes the following:
- the NGFR gene encoding tumor necrosis factor receptor superfamily member 16 translates to MGAGAAGRAMDGPRLLLLLLGVSLSSAKEACPTGLYTHSGECCKACNLGEGMAQPCGANQTVCEPCLDSVTFSDVVSATEPCKPCTECVGLQSMSAPCVEADDAVCRCAYGYYQDETTGRCETCRVCEAGSGLVFSCQDKQNTVCEECPDGTYSDEANHVDPCLPCTVCEDTERQLRECTRWADAECEEIPGRWMTRATPPEGSDSPAPSTQEPDGPPELELGASTVADVVTTVMGSSQPVVTRGTTDNLIPVYCSILAAVVVGLVAYIAFKRWNSCKQNKQGANSRPVNQTPPPEGEKLHSDSGISVDSQSLHDQQPHTQTAAGQALKGDGGLYSSLPPAKREEVEKLLNGSAGDTWRHLAGELGYQPEHIDSFTREACPVRALLTSWAAQDSATLDALLAALRRIQRADIVESLCSESTATSPV